Proteins encoded in a region of the Malaciobacter mytili LMG 24559 genome:
- a CDS encoding peptidylprolyl isomerase, translating into MFGFRKELKEYNYTKEELEKFKYAKITTENGVIWINLFYNETPNTVSNFATLANDGFYNDLNFHRVIPGFMAQGGCPHGTGTGGPEWAIPCETDANKQVHHRGSLSMAHAGPNTGGSQFFICFVPCPHLDGVHTVFGEIDAEDKDSFIALDAINQNDKIISIEIKDSRE; encoded by the coding sequence ATGTTTGGTTTTAGAAAAGAACTAAAAGAATACAACTATACAAAAGAAGAATTAGAAAAATTTAAATATGCAAAAATAACTACAGAAAATGGAGTTATTTGGATTAATCTATTTTATAATGAAACACCAAATACAGTATCTAACTTTGCAACATTAGCAAATGATGGATTTTATAATGATTTAAACTTTCATAGAGTAATCCCAGGATTTATGGCTCAAGGTGGTTGTCCACATGGAACAGGTACAGGTGGTCCAGAATGGGCAATTCCTTGTGAAACAGATGCAAATAAACAAGTACACCATAGAGGAAGTTTATCTATGGCTCATGCAGGACCAAATACAGGGGGAAGCCAATTTTTTATTTGTTTTGTACCTTGTCCACATTTAGATGGTGTTCATACAGTATTTGGTGAAATTGATGCTGAAGATAAAGATAGCTTTATAGCTTTAGATGCAATTAATCAAAATGATAAAATTATCTCTATTGAAATCAAAGATTCAAGAGAATAA